The DNA sequence TTCCTGGAACAGTCGTCCTCCCCAGGCCTGATGTTATGGTCCCTCAGGCGGTGGTTCTGCAAAAGCACCTCCATTGTATAAGCTGCCCCACAGATATCGCAGCCGTACATGGGCTCCGAAGCATCCACGTCATCCTCACTAGCTTCGTGGCTGTTTGAAGTGTCTGGATTTTTCATCAACATGTTCTGGATATCGGCAGATTCTGCCTTCTTGCTAGCCGGCACGGTGCCATTGGCTGTTCCGTTCTCAGTGCTGGCATCAAAGACACAGTGCTTCTCCCGCAAATGTTTTTCAAGCAAGATGATGGCATGGAAAGCTTTGCTGCAGAACTTGCAGTTGTACTTTTTGCTGTGGGTCGTGATGTGGCACTGCAGCTCCACTTCGGTGCTAAACGTCTCTCCGCAGAAGATGCACTTGTGGGACTTTGCAGGGTTGCCCAGGTGGCTGTGCTTCACGTGGATCTGGAGGTCCACCTCCTTCCGAAAATCCCAGTTGCAGGCTGTACACCGATACATCTTTTTCTCATTGCTGTGCTTCACTGCCAGGTGCACTTGGATAGATACCTTGGAGTCAAAAACCTCTTGGCAAAGGGTGCAGTGATACAACACAAAAGTATGCATGTCCAGCAAATGTTTCTGCAGATCGTCCACGGATGAAAACTGCTTGTCACAGCTCTCACAGACATAATGAGTTGAGGTTGTCATGTAGTGGACAGTGAGGTGCTGCAGGAGAGATTCCTGGGAATCAAAGTCTTCTTTGCACTGAGGGCACGACTGCTTCCTTAACAACAACTCCAGATGCAACTTCAAATGAGTCTGGAAGCTTTCAAAGCTGGAGAACTTCAGTTCGCACTGGTTACACGGGTACTCGCCGTTCGAAACTGAATTGACGCTGGCAGAAAGACGCTGCCTTTTGGGGGAAGACACTTCAACATCAGAAGAAACTGGACTCTGCTCACCTTTGGACTTTTTGTTGTGTGCCAGTGGAATGTTCTTATGGTTTTCTTTGATGTGTTTCGTTAGCTTGAGAATAGAGCCAAAAATGGGTGAGTTTGTGCAATAAGGGCAGGAATATACCTCCATAAAAGACTGTGATGGCTGAACAACAGGGGAATCCAGTTTGGAGTTTCCTATGTTGCAGTGAGTTTGCTGGATGTGCTCAGTCAGAGAGGCTTCGGTCAAAAAGCCCATGGAGCACTGGTTGCAAAAGAAGGCGTTGTTGCCGTCTTGAGTTGTGGCTCCCGGCCCGCAGTGAGCAATACGGATGTGTTCCTGCAGGCTGTTGATGTCCGCAAACATCTCTGGACAATAGTTGCAGTGGAAGGCcgaaatgttgctgaactgcatcaTGGGATATGCGTGGTTTTTATGCACCTTCCTCACGTGTTCGTTCAGGTTATACAACGTGGGCATGGATTCAAGGCAAATCTGGCACGTGTGGCTTTGCTGAGGTTTGTCCACATGGATGGTTTTCAGGTGGATCTCCAAGACGGCGAGGCTATTGAAATCGCGCTTGGTGCAGTACGGGCAGCTGTAGGAGACTTTCGACCAGGACTGGCCCTCTTCTCTCTCCAGGGACCTCATCTTCTTTTGccctctcaagggtttcagagtCGAGTCGGGAGTGGAGCCCCGCTCCACCGAAGCGCTGGAATCCGGCGTGGCGCTGCTCATGGAGGCCACGCTTCCCAAGACGGGGTCGGGGCTGATGCTGTGGTTGCTGGAATCAGGCTGCCGGTGGCTATCCAAGTGGCAATAGACCTCCTCCACCGAAGAGAACTGCTCTGGGCACATGGGGCACTTGTGTTTCTTGTTGGCGTGGGCTTGGTGGATGTGGGATAGCAGGGAGTTCTCGTCAGCAAACACCTCAGGGCAATGGATGCACTGCAGGTCGGCCTTCTCGGAGAGCTGTGGGTGGCGCGTCATGACGTGCTTCTCCAGCTCCTCGGTCTGGCTGAAGGTCTCCTCGCAGTAGTCGCACATGAAGTCGTCCTTCTTGCCGTCCTTCTCGCTCTTGGCCAGGTGCTCCTTGTTCTTCTTGTGGGCCTGCATGTGGCTCTGCAGGGAGCTGGTGGAGGAGAAGCCCCGCTTGCAGACGGTGCACTTGAAGGGCTTGCTGGAGCTGTGTGTCTTCAAGTGGATCTTGAGGTGGTCGCTGCGAGAGAAGGCCGCCTCGCACTCGTGGCAGTGGTACTTCTTGTCCCCCGTGTGCAGCTTGATGTGCCGGTCCCTGCTCCTCTTGTGCTTGAAAAGCCGGCTGCAGTAGGTGCATTTGAAAGGTAGCTTGTCGCTGTGGATCTGCTCGTGCCTTTTAAGGTAGCTCAGGCGAATGAAGGACTTATCGCAAAACTGACAGGGATACGGCAGGCCggtccccccttcctcctccccgaTGCCGAGATCACACCCATCTCCTATCATCTGAGTGGGTGATGCAACGTCTTTGCTGGAGGGAGATGAAGCCACCCAGGAGAGTTGTGGGTCGTCATCGCCATCTGTAATGGGAAAGCAGAAAGGAGATTAAAAACAATTCCCAGTGCAtctgtgaaaatagggacaaagcCGTTCAACAACACTATGGCCCTTCTGCTACTACAGCgtttaaaagagagaggaagaaagcagaagaggaaaagaTTCAAttgcagaacaaaaacaaaactgaaagaaCCAATGCACGCCGCAAATGCCTCCTGAATCTTAACAGGATGTtggagcaaaagagaaaatgcagATTAAGTCTGCTGCACAAATctattcttttaaaagtaaaataaagaaatatgccAAATGCAGAGCATCCGTTATTAATGTTAAGCAAtttctccttcctccaccccccctcgCAAGTCCCCCAAGCAGGTTTAACACCTGTCTACTGTATTGCCAAGCAATAAACAGCGAGTCAAGAAAACAAAGCGCAACATGCCTCAGAGCGATACAAACATTTCTAAGAGCTGCTGCGTTAAGTGCTTGTACGTGAGCATTTTTCAACACATACTTGTCGGAACGGTTTTCAAATAATACGGCCTGAGAAAAAAAATCCGTTCCGGCCCTGCCTCAAAATTGGAAAGGCTGCACGGGAGCGGTTACAACCAGAGAATCTCCctttctcaaacacacacacacacacacacacacacagagagagagagagagagagagagagagagagagagagagagagagagagaatcattcaATAGTATTGTGACATAAACAAGATGGATTTCCCCAAAGCCCACTTGCACCTGAAAcaaaactgaaatcaatggtcaGAGGCTGGAAAAGGCAAGGTGTCAGGTGCCTTTTAAAccaccaattaaaaacaaaaggcacCCCCTCCTCGCCGGGGCTCGTCATGCAGGATGGGCAGCATTCTGCACTGCGCACCCAACTCTAAAGGTGCTTCCATGCAGTCAGAGTCAGCCTGGCTCTGCTGCCGATTTCATGCCATGTGTGTGCCTGCCAACTCTGCAGCAAGACGGAAGATACTTTGTTGGCagcagggaaaggaaagcagtTCCACGTCGTAGCTCAGAGCCTCTGGGCCTGGCAGTGCCACGGCTTTGGAGGGGGGCACCTCCACCATATTGTGGGGAGATGGGGGTTGAGCTATTGGTTTTGCCAATTTCCGATTTGCAAAtatctttttttccccttgcacACGCACACAGTTCAACTCAAAGCGCCAGGAATAAAAGATTGATTTTCTTACACAGCTGCTTTTCCCTACAAATTCATTGCAGCTGTTTTGATCCCTCTTCATTTTCACATCTTCCACAAATGCAAACACGAACGGTAACAGCTGCTGGTCTTTCCACACCTTTCTGTGAGCTTCTACTGGTGTGGCCCCCAATTTAGTGCTAACACTCAGCCGCTTGTAGTTGACCCCAGTGCTACTGAACTTTTCCAGCCACTTGGTATACTTTGCTTGTTTCTTAGTCCAGAACTTTTTTGGAGAGTTGAACAGAACTCTGATCTGCTAGTAGCTCCCTTACCTCTACAAGTAGGTTGCCCCTCCTCTACCATGCAAAGAGTGCACCTAAGTCCTCTGCAAATGGGTCCAAGGAAGAGTCTGGAAGGACCTAGTGCCACGGcactgctgaagctaagcaggtttcgACCTGGTCAGCCCTGGGATGGGAAGCAACTAAGGGCATCCCTTTccataaaatgcaacattttaaatgatgaaaaataaaaaggttgcaCCCTCCAACATGGCTACTTGGGCCTCACCAAAAACCCCAGTACCAATAAAAAGGTTTGTGCGtgctaatacagtcatacctcgtgttgcgtacgctccatgttgaaTATGTTTGGGTTACACACCTCCACGACCTGGAAGTCTTCCATGGAGAGCACACAACGCGcgggtgcacagaagcgttctgcgcacttcgcacatgcacagaattgcaaaaACTCtcaaacttccaggttttttcttttctttttttgtttgttcgtgttaagtacgcccgggttacgtggcgcgacccggaacagatcatgtacgtaacacggggtaccactgtaatgtgtgtgcacaggtgcaaatttagaaatcatCTTTGCAGTCTTAAAATAACTACAGTAAAACTCCCCCTTAGCAAGGAAGACTGAAACCAGGTGACTTGTCTGGCTACTTGGTCTGTTATCCAAGTACtgtggatgggcaacttcaaggtcccCCATGCTTCTCTCTCATAAAAGTTACTAGCCagttgaataaatgaatgaataaatgcacCTGCAGGGGGCTGGGAAAGGAGGGATAGAGggttccctccttcctctgcagCCTGTAGAGTACCTACCATGAGTGCAGAAGAGGATCAAAGCACCCACCTGTGATTCGATGCCCATACACAAAATCCCTTATCACCATCTACCAGGCTACTATTGAAAGGCAAGGCTGATAATATATATTTCATATCTCAGACAGCTCGTATGCTTAATTATCTGAGGACCCTTTCTGTTTTGTGCACCCCCCTCAGATATTTACTAAAATAATTTTACTCTAGATTTCTTGTTAATCTAATCACATTCGGTATGACAGGGAGGCCTATCAACTACTGCCCTTGTCTGGCATCTTTGGTCTTCACTGAAGATTAAGGCCTAGCCCTATTACCTAAACCTTGGGCTTGCACTTAACATTAGTCTAATCTTTTTCCAACTTTATTACAAAaaaatttgtttcattttagTCCGCCCTACCTCCTTTTCACTTGAATCCTTTTTTACCACCAGTACctattgtaaactgcttcagGCTCCATCAGAAAGCTGTATAACATGGTTTggcttgggttgtttttttatgaagCAAATGAAGAATAAGGTGCACTCTCTCGCGCGTGTGCGCCATAAAAAGATCTGGTAAGTATTCAatagaataattttattttttttacttttgaaatTCATTACctacctccaccccacccccaccctcagccTACGATCATACCTTGTGCAGATGAGAAATTAAACCTAACTCTGCAGATTGTAAATCAACGGCACTCCCCATAATGAGCAAGTTTTAAGCCTTGCCCTGGACAGCCTCTGTCTCGCTCTCACGCCAGCTACAATCACAGGGGGCCTTTCTCACCAAGCAAGAAAGGGGGAggctgcctctccacccccccccccaaggacttGAATTAATGGGCTCTTCTGACTGGAAGGATTCAGCTGGCTGCTTGCTCCCTGGATTACATTCAGCAGGGAAGGACCAGCAAACCACTGCACACACTAATTCCCAGCTCATGCCAGCTGGGCTCCTCAAGGGGGATGCAGgcaaacggggggaggggggaccagGGAGGCACAAGGGGGCTTTTAAACTAGGGCAGCAAATGATGAATTGGCTCTCAATGTGTTTCCGTATTTTCAAAATATTACACCACCATAATATTATTAGAACAACAGGAGTCCATCGAGCCATCACTTTAAAAATACAAGAACTGCAAGAACTGAGGGCTGTACATTTGCAAAACACTTTAAAATGCCTTGCTCTTAAAACACAGTGATTGCTTTAAAGTAGCCATGAGTCTGCCAGAGCAATTttatgcacgtttactcagaaataagtcctatggggttcactcccaggaaagtgtgccaAGGACTGCGACCTGCAAGGAGCTGGCCACTGAGGAAACGAAAACTTGTGAGAATTGGGGTTCAGGCACCATGGCTCAGAGCCAACACAGGTGGCTAGCAAAGCAACAGAATCTTCTGATATCGTTGTGTTCTTTTAGGAATTACTCAGGAATAGATTGGCCTCCAATCCATTCTTTAAATGAATAAGAGCCCAATATAAAAATTTGGTAGCAAGACGGTCCCCTTGCATTCCCTCTGCACCATGTTTACAGTCGAGACCAGCTGTTTGCAATGCTTTCAGACTTGGACCCACCTTTAACACCAACCTTCAACTACAGAACCCACTATTaatttctttctcctcctgctgtATCCTTAAAGAACATCCTAAACAAGGAAAGTAAGACAAATGGCAGTGTACAATCTGCTTTATGTCACTTAAGAGTCTCCAACCAACCAGTTGAATATCAGTGATCTAGAACAGCCCGTTGTCTTCCAGAAGTTAACAGCCactataccacagagcctagggcttgctgatcagaaggtcggcggttcaaatccctgcgatggggtgagctcccattgctcagtccctgctcctgtccacctagcagttcgaaagcacgtcaaagtgcaagtagattaataggtgccactgcggtgggaaggtaaacagcgtttccgtgcactgctttggttcaccagaagcggctttgtcatgctggccacatgacccggaagctgtacgccggctcccttggccagtaacgcaagatgagcaccgcaaccccaaagtcggacacgactggacctaatggtcaggggtccctttacctttacctttatccctgactattggccatgttgtaTCAAGAAGTTTTTTATGTCTGGTTATGTTTTCATATGGGTGTTGTATTACTATTAATTATTAATACTGATAATTGAGATTGATAATGGAAGGTGCTGATAGGAGTACCTATAACAGGTATTTCTGTACCCTCCTGCAAATAAAATAGCCAGGGaggtttacatttaaaaaaatacaagataCAACGAAGAGTACAAAATATTGAACAAAGCAGTAAACACAAAAAGCAAAAGACATTTTGAAAACAGTGTTCAAACTACTAATAAGCTTAGGGAAATAAAGAGGTCTTTGCATAACACCCAAACACCacaaggcaccaggtgagcctgtCTAGAAAGAGAATTAGTGTACCGTTATCAAGGCGCCCCTGTTCCTGGTAGCCACCCACCATACCTAAGAAGGTGAAAATACCTGACAGGTAAGCACACATGGAAACAAGCAGCCCTTGGTCCTCAGCCATGGAGGGCTTTGAAATAGGGGTAGGGTACGATTTTTCTGCCAATAGAAATACTCCCTTTGGAGTTGCACGCTAGGATGGGTGGGTAGGGCCAGATTTCCAATGGAAAGGTCCAGACAAATGTGAGTCGGCCCACAGTCCAGAAGGCCACATGCAACCCTTTAGTCACAGATTCTCAGtcatggctttaaaggtcaacaacagcactttgaattaggagTGAGATATGTATTGAAGAGCGTTGTAGCTGGCCTAGTATATTGCAAGGAGGGACACGAGAAAAGCCTTCCTGGATCACAACAAAAGCCCATCTTGTTCTTCaccaacctgttctcacagtgccaaccagatgcctataagaAGTGCAACAATGCCTCTCTCCACTTATGAATCCCGGTAACTGGCAccgaggtagaacatagccagtGATAACCtaatcctccattaatttgtctgatcctctgatcctcttttaaagtcacccaagtttgttggtggccatcacaacatattgtgggagtgagttccacagttttacactgcactgtgtgaagaagtacttccttttgtctgtcttgaatcttccaacattcggatTCATTGGGTGGCTCCCAGTTCTGGTATAGGGAGCAAAAAAatatctctatccactttccccacacCATGCACCAGTAAGAGTGATACTGTTAAATTCAGATGAAGTTTCTTTTCCAATGGAATAATGATTCCACATTAATGCAATCAAAGGAATGaagcagaatggggggggggggatcacttcTCCAAAAGGAGATTAAAGTCATTAAAAGTGGCTAATCCTGCAGAGTGGGACTATTTGAAAACAGAGGAACCATGTGATTGGTGGAAGGCCTTTGTCATCAACCACAGGCTAGCATCAGCAAGtatgaaaaagggggaaggaaattcAATAAAGGTTTAATTAGGAGGGTGGGTGAAGAACACTAAGCAGTTTTGTGAATGCAAACCTTCTTGAGGATAGATGCACGGGTCACAGAGCTTCCACGAAGGAACTCGATAATCAATCACTAAACAGAGCAGTCATTTAGCAACTTAATGCTCAGTGCATTTTACATGCCTGTGTGCATTCATCTTCATCGCTGAGGAACTAATTCCAGAAGGAATGAATCCCATAAATGCATTTCTTCATCTAATAAGAGCAATTTGGCCCAAATTGTCATATAAATTACAGGTGTGCTACCTTTATCTTTCAGATTAACGTTGACTCCGAACAAAAACCTACGCAGGAACCAATGAGGACCATGCACCAAATATGACATGGTCTACTTTCCTAACTTATAATAAAGACAGACATGAGCGGTTGCTAAGACTCTTTGGTTGTTTGAGTCAGTTGGATGTTCTGCTTTCGCTACCCAAATATTGGGTCAAATGGGGAAATCTAATTGCTGTCTTTGCCACAGTTCAGCTTTGCTTGCTTTACGATGGAGCTGTTCATTTATGTTATTTAAGGGCTTGTTTTGTAATTTTTGCATATTGtaattttctatttccttttatatgtttttatttcattgttcCCTACTCTCAACTGAAATATTCAGTGGAGAGTGAGGGTTATAAATACTTAGTTAATTAATGcacttaccaccaccacccaggagAGTGGGCAGCAGTGTAATTTTACAAAGCAATGCAGGCTTCAGCCAGATTTAGAGAACTGTAGCCCTTACCTCACTTAGGACCTTTGTGAAACCAGCATTTTCAGTGGATCCAATTCTTTCTTTGATTATCAAGCTACTTGGCTGAAGGCTGGGCAAACGTTACCAGATTCTCTACCTAGAGCTGTAGTGCCAACAGGGAAAGGGAGTTCCTCTTCAGGAATGTTTAGTTATCACTTGACAGTAAAGGTATTTTAATGGCTCTAATGGTTTTACAGGTGACCAGGCAGAAGAACTTCTACAGGCgagactggaaaaattagaatatcgtggaaacgtccatttatgtaagcaattattttcattagctattggagtttaatatatgagatagactcatgacatgcaaagcgagatatgtcaagcctttgcttgttataattgtgatgattatggcgtgcagctgatgaaaaccccaaagttgaaattgttaatttggggttcttctcatcagctgtacgccataatcatcacaattataacaagcaaaggcttgacatatcttgctttgcatgtcatgagtctatcgcatatattagtttcacctttattttattttgttttgactatggcagaccaacacgggtacCTACTGTaatttttaagttgaattactgagagaaatgaacctttccacgatattctaattttttgaatttcacctgtataacaCTGGACAAGAGTTTGAATGTTTCAAGCCACCAATATCCTACCGCTGACTGAATTCAAATATGCAGGTACACAAGCTGAATGGAAACGTAACATATGTGATATTATTTGCGAGACTGGGGAGGAACAAGGAAAGGCAATGTTACCAGTGGTTCAACCCAACTTTGGATTGTGTTACAAGGACTCTCTGATTAAAATCAAATGCACTGCTGGGTAAACCTTCACACCACATAAGGTGTCTGCACTACTCTGCCGGTGTGAATTAATGCAAATCACGTTTGCAGAAACCAAATGTTTAGGTTTCCATGTTTTAAATTAAGTGTAACACTgatgtgttttctgttttaaataaatttgcattgTCTATTCATGGTTCCCCTTCCAACTTTAGATTTATTGTGATTACTCAGTGGTCTGGGACTAGAAACATATTGATTAAGAGACTAAGTCTTTAACAGACTTCAGAtatcaacatgggggggggggagtctggcaGTGCCTCCGAGTGGCTCTGCGTgtgaccacccacccacccacccccattcagAGGCAATGTGCCTATGagaatgccagttcctggggaGCCACAGCAAGGGGATAATTATTGCTGTGCTTCCTGGAGGCATATGGTTGTCCCTCTATGTGGAAGAGAATGCTGACCTAGATGAACCTTTGATTTACTGGTATTTGATTTATATGcctcccttcatcaaaagatcaaaGGAAGGTCCACTTGCATCAATTTCAGACATCATGGCATACCTCTACACCCATGTTGAGAAAATGTCGTGTCTGACTGATATAAATGGGAGGGAGCATAATTTggtagctttgcatgcagaaggtcctaaattcaatccctggcatctccaggagtcAAGTTTAGGTTATGTTTCTTAAATCTGTATATCACTTTCCACTAAAAActctcaaagtagtttacaatggtacctcaggttaagaacttaattcgttctggaggtccattctggaggtaccactttagctaatggggcttcccgctcccgccgcgtgatttctgttctcatcctgaagcgaggttcttaacccaaggtactatttctgggttagcggagtctgtaacctgaagcgtctgtaacctgaagcgtctgcaaccccAGGTACCACAGTACAAGCAAATAAAGCACACAGTAATAAAATTACTAAAAAAGATTTTTAACAATTttgcattcttatttttattatttacacttTCTGCACTCAGGCCTctcaaaacaatgtaaaacaatttacatagtaaaaataaaataacaacagaagCCAATGACGTAACTAACTACCCTCCCAGTTAAAAACTGTAAGCCTGGGTAAATCAGAAAGTTcttgcttggtgcctaaaaaaACGTGATAGTGATGGCACCAGGagtgcttccctggggagagcattccacaactggggagGCCCCACTGAAAATGTCTAAACTAATGTCACCAATCCTCTGCACCTCCCTTGGAGAgggtacacaaagaagggcctcaggtgatgaacaCGGTATCTGGGTTGATTCAAGTAGGGAGAGATAATATCTGCCCAAATGTCTTTGTCTAGTGTCAAAATGATGACAGCGTTGGTACTAGGCAGATCCAGTAGGAGAATCCAGTGGCAGGCCTTAAGACTATGTAGAGCTTCTGCAAATCAGTAcagacaacactgggctagatagaccaaaTAGCCTGACCTAGTGTAAGGGAACTCCTTATGTTCCTAAGTCATACCTTTACTAATTTATTTCACTGTATTACTCATCCTCTCCTGTGGACTATTAAGAGGCTTTAAACACatgacaccacacacacaggAAAGGGCCAGACTGACAGATCCTTCGTCTGCAGACCAGATTTCCTGGTTACTTTTGACACCGCAACTATATCTTATTAAGAGTGGAAAAAATGACAGCTACTCATAGGAAACAATGTAGAAATCCAGGATTTTATCACTGCAGCAATTTGGCAGCAAGGTTCCACTTCCAACCTCGCCAAGTACAAGCAAAAACAGAAGTTCGTGCTCTTTGAAACTCAGGTCTTGTGTAAAGAGGAAAATGTGGAATCTCTGAAAATGATTCCTGCTCTAGCAGAGGAGAGATAGATTGGGACTAGGTGGACATTCCATATCCATATTGTGTGCAATAGAGGGGTTGAAGATGAGAGTTACTCACAACAGCCCTTCAATACAGTCCCATGTGTGTTATTTTCTCTCTACTGCAGgcttgggaggggaagggaagattAGTGTCTTACTGATAGCCCGGTAAAAAAACATAAATGCAATCCACACTTCAAAATCCCAGCATTGCAGATTGGAAAGTGGGCAAGATAGTGGTTAACAACATTCCCTGCGATGCTGCCCACTAGAAATATCCCCGCATGTTAATTAGTAAAACTGACATTATTGTGTAACAGAGTTGTTAAAAGTCATTCACCTAAACTCACTCCTTCCTAAGCTTGCAGTGCATGTAACTACCCTGCTTTGGAACACACGAATCTGCCATaaggccaaaacaaaataaaaaataaaaaaatccttccagtagcaccttagagaccaactaagtttgttcttggtatgagctttcgtgtgcatgcacactagctACTGGTCTAGTCCACTATTGTCTACTGTTCACTTGCAGTGTTTCTCCAGGCAGAattctttcccatcacctgatccttggaaatgccaaggactgaacttgGGCCCTTGGgcctgcaaagcaggtgttccacCGCTGAACTATGATTCTATCCATTCCCACATTATGGTCTCCATGTTtcagatgggagctgaagttgaCAGTGGCATACAAAAACTCCCTAATAAATCATTATCATCTCCTTGACCTCCTATCACATAACACGTCATCAAAGATGCATGTATCTGCCGCAcacttacgggggggggggggttgcaaagaAACACTAGAACAATTATACAGGATATACAGACATTGCAATTGTACCCATCTCGCTAACCACATACATGGGTAGTAGCCAATTAACTAATTCTgtcaatgcaaggatttctgcttacacaatggaatttcccttctcctccccgtGCTTGCCCCATGCCCTCCCCAGAGGTTTGTggaaacccccagaacagatttagggggcacatgggAGAGGGGGTTATGTTGTATTTCACAAGCAGAGGTCCTTGCGCTGATGGAACAAGATAGTTGGATGCTACCACATGTCTCTAAGTTGCCTGAAATAATAACAGCTGTGCTGAAAACAGACAGTACAGCAGAAGATTTCCCTACAAAATATATCAGGTTGCAGCAAAGGTTAAATACGGTGAATCTGCCAACTCCAACACCTTctccaaaatataaaaacaaatcaaaagccACTGTTCAATTTAATGTAGACAAGGCTGTTGTGCATCCACTTGCATATAGACACCTTGTGCCTTTTAGCACAAGTGTAAACTGGGCAACCCTAATCAATCTAGAAACCAGCATATGTGTGTTAGTCCAGTcagtttctctcttcctctttctgaaTTCcacaattatatttaaaaaaaaaatcaaggaatgGCGCTTCTGAGACAAACCTTCCACACAATTAAAAATGGTTCAATGAATACCTCAAAGTATTTATCTGCATAAAACTTATCTGCAAAACTAGGTAGGTTGTATCTAGTGTTAGTAATACTCAGAGCTAATCtactgaaaataatggacatgacTGACTTAGGCtcactaatttcaatggatctgctctgagtagaatttagttgctACAACCTGTATTGCTGTGGACTACAGCTTTATCTTATAGGCTTAGAAATGCAGACCTTCACacatggtggggtgtgtgtgtcaaatccCCTCATTCTCACACCCGAACCTGTTTTGCACATAACGATAAGCCAAACTATGGATTACTAAGAGCAAGGAAGTTAGCTTGTGGAGAAATA is a window from the Lacerta agilis isolate rLacAgi1 chromosome 8, rLacAgi1.pri, whole genome shotgun sequence genome containing:
- the ZNF423 gene encoding zinc finger protein 423 isoform X3, whose amino-acid sequence is MSRRKQAKPRSVKVEEGESSDFTLNWDSSVTQSGGLGGELENDTRDSRALEERNSITSQEERNEEDEDMEDESIYTCDNCQQDFDSLADLTEHRAHNCPGDGDDDPQLSWVASSPSSKDVASPTQMIGDGCDLGIGEEEGGTGLPYPCQFCDKSFIRLSYLKRHEQIHSDKLPFKCTYCSRLFKHKRSRDRHIKLHTGDKKYHCHECEAAFSRSDHLKIHLKTHSSSKPFKCTVCKRGFSSTSSLQSHMQAHKKNKEHLAKSEKDGKKDDFMCDYCEETFSQTEELEKHVMTRHPQLSEKADLQCIHCPEVFADENSLLSHIHQAHANKKHKCPMCPEQFSSVEEVYCHLDSHRQPDSSNHSISPDPVLGSVASMSSATPDSSASVERGSTPDSTLKPLRGQKKMRSLEREEGQSWSKVSYSCPYCTKRDFNSLAVLEIHLKTIHVDKPQQSHTCQICLESMPTLYNLNEHVRKVHKNHAYPMMQFSNISAFHCNYCPEMFADINSLQEHIRIAHCGPGATTQDGNNAFFCNQCSMGFLTEASLTEHIQQTHCNIGNSKLDSPVVQPSQSFMEVYSCPYCTNSPIFGSILKLTKHIKENHKNIPLAHNKKSKGEQSPVSSDVEVSSPKRQRLSASVNSVSNGEYPCNQCELKFSSFESFQTHLKLHLELLLRKQSCPQCKEDFDSQESLLQHLTVHYMTTSTHYVCESCDKQFSSVDDLQKHLLDMHTFVLYHCTLCQEVFDSKVSIQVHLAVKHSNEKKMYRCTACNWDFRKEVDLQIHVKHSHLGNPAKSHKCIFCGETFSTEVELQCHITTHSKKYNCKFCSKAFHAIILLEKHLREKHCVFDASTENGTANGTVPASKKAESADIQNMLMKNPDTSNSHEASEDDVDASEPMYGCDICGAAYTMEVLLQNHRLRDHNIRPGEDDCSRKKAEFIKGSHKCNICSRTFFSENGLREHMQTHRGPAKHYMCPICGERFPSLLTLTEHKVTHSKSLDTGTCRICKMPLQSEEEFIEHCQMHPDLRNSLTGFRCVVCMQTVTSTLELKIHGTFHMQKLAGNSAASSPNGQALQKFYKCALCLKDFRNKQDLVKLDVNGLPYGLCAGCMTRSTNGQSMGMTPPEVSERPCGSLRCPECSVKFESAEDLESHLQVDHRDLTPETSGQKKGTQTSPVPRKKTYQCIKCQMTFENEREIQIHVANHMIEEGINHECKLCNQMFDSPAKLLCHLIEHSFEGMGGTFKCPVCFTVFVQANKLQQHIFAVHGQEDKIYDCSQCPQKFFFQTELQNHTLSQHAQ